One part of the Glycine soja cultivar W05 chromosome 11, ASM419377v2, whole genome shotgun sequence genome encodes these proteins:
- the LOC114373996 gene encoding nuclear transcription factor Y subunit C-3-like encodes MDQNKQGEAAEGGNIGHPAHGKNQEEQSNPMIAPTNPPKKKSLEEQLNDFWAAQREEAKMTTNFKTHSLPLSRIKKIIKTDKDVKMISAETPVVFAKACEMFIKELTIRAWANTEARKGKILSQRDLVSAISQTASFDFLDDIMPKDAGLPRTSIASTENAYLNMPPQQNVAGLPYDAPTMAFPNLNHHAPN; translated from the coding sequence ATGGATCAAAACAAGCAAGGTGAAGCAGCAGAAGGAGGGAATATTGGTCATCCAGCACATGGCAAGAACCAAGAAGAGCAATCTAACCCTATGATAGCACCTACAAATCCTCCCAAAAAGAAAAGCTTGGAGGAACAACTCAACGACTTCTGGGCAGCACAGCGCGAGGAAGCTAAGATGACCACTAATTTCAAGACTCACAGCTTGCCCTTGTCGAGGATTAAGAAGATCATTAAGACCGACAAGGATGTAAAGATGATATCTGCTGAGACTCCCGTGGTGTTTGCCAAAGCCTGTGAAATGTTCATCAAGGAGCTCACAATAAGGGCTTGGGCTAATACTGAGGCTCGCAAAGGGAAGATACTTTCCCAGCGTGACCTTGTATCCGCCATCTCCCAGACTGCTTCTTTTGATTTTCTCGATGATATTATGCCCAAGGATGCAGGCTTACCAAgaacaagcattgcttcaacAGAGAATGCTTATCTAAACATGCCACCTCAGCAGAATGTTGCAGGCCTTCCATATGATGCTCCAACCATGGCCTTTCCTAATCTAAACCATCATGCTCCCAATTAG
- the LOC114376604 gene encoding stem-specific protein TSJT1-like yields MLGIFSSSVVSPPEELVAAGSRTPSPKTTAGKLLNRFVENKASAVSLQVGEHVQLAYTHHNESPWHPRSFAVKDEIFCLFEGALDNLGSLRQQYGLAKSANEVVLVIEAYKALRDRAPYPANRVVCHLSGSFAFIVFDKSTSTLFVASDQAGKVPLYWGITADGYVAFADDADLLKGSCGKSLASFPQGCFYSTAVGGLRCYENPKNKITAIPAEEEEIWGAFFKVEGSAVLAGTE; encoded by the exons atgttggGGATCTTCAGCAGTTCCGTGGTGTCGCCGCCGGAGGAGCTGGTGGCTGCCGGCAGCAGAACGCCGTCGCCGAAGACGACGGCGGGGAAGCTGCTGAACCGGTTCGTGGAGAACAAGGCGTCGGCGGTGTCGCTGCAGGTGGGAGAACACGTGCAGTTGGCTTACACGCACCACAACGAGTCACCGTGGCATCCCAG ATCATTTGCTGTTAAGGATGAGATATTCTGCTTGTTTGAGGGGGCTCTAGACAATTTGGGCAGCCTGAGACAACAGTATGGACTGGCCAAGTCAGCCAATGAAGTGGTTTTGGTGATTGAGGCTTACAAAGCTTTACGTGATCGAGCACCATACCCTGCCAATCGTGTTGTATGCCATCTCAGTGGGAGCTTTGCTTTCATAGTTTTTGACAAGTCCACTTCTACCCTTTTTGTGGCTTCT gaTCAAGCGGGTAAGGTTCCTCTTTATTGGGGAATCACAGCTGATGGATATGTAGCATTTGCTGATGATGCAGATTTGCTTAAAGGTTCTTGTGGCAAGTCACTTGCTTCTTTCCCTCAAG GGTGTTTCTACTCTACAGCAGTTGGAGGATTGAGATGCTATGAGAATCCAAAGAATAAGATTACTGCAATacctgctgaggaagaggaaatcTGGGGTGCATTCTTCAAG GTGGAAGGGTCAGCAGTCCTTGCAGGCACAGAGTAA